The stretch of DNA GGCGGCGACGGCCCGCGACTGAACGCGGCGGGGCGGGGCCAGTTGCCGCGGCTCCTCGGTGGCGTCAGCCCGACCTGGCTCGTCGGTGGCGTCGGGGGCGTCGCGGTCGGTGGCGCGGTCCTCCGGACCTTCGGCGAGTTCGGGGTCGGCACCACGGTCGGGAACGCGCTCGGCGCGTCGCCCGACGACGACTGGCAAGGCGTCCTCGAGAAGACGGCGCTGATCGGCGCGTGGATCGCGGCGTCGCTGGCGTATCTCGCCCTCGCCCTGGAGTACCGGGCTGCCATCCAGGTCACGCTCCCGGCCTACCTCGCGACCGGCCCGGCCCGCTGGCTGAGCGTCGTGGCGCTCGTCGGTGCCGGCGTGGCCGCGGTGGCCGGGACGCGGGTGCTCGCGGACGCGTTCGACTACGACCTCGGACCGTTCCCCGAGTCGGCGGTGGTCCCCGGCGGACTGGCCGTCCTCGGGGCGCTCCTGCTCCCGCACGTGTCCGGCCTCCTCCCGTCGGGCAGCGTGTGGTTCGTCACCTTCGGCGTCGCGACCCTGGTCTGGTTGGGGGCGACGGGGGCGTTCCTCGTCTACTGGCGGAACCGCCGGTACAGCCCGCCGTCGTACGGCGTGTTCCTGCTGTCCGTGATGGCCGTCGCCTACGTCCCGCTGCAGGCGTGGCTGTTCGTCGGGGGCGGGGCCTCGCTGACGGCGTACTACAGGGCCGCCACGGTGGCGGCGTTCGGCCACGCCGTCGCGCTCGGGTTCTGCGGTCTCGTCCTCGGGCGGCGGTTCCTGGCGGCCTGCTTCCCACGGGACGACGGCCTGCCGCTGCCGACGACGCTCGGGCAGTGGCGCGGCGGTGCCGGCGACCCCGGCAACGCGGCCGCCGTCCCCGACGCGACCCTCGACGTCTCGCCGTCCGGGGCCGACGCCTGGACGACCGTGGACGGCGTCGCGACGCCGCCGGCGGTCGCCGGGCCGGTGGTCGTGGCCGGGACCGACGACGGCGCGGTCCGGGCGACCGACGCGACGACCGGCGAGCGCCGCTGGACGGCCGCCGTCGGCGAGGGGGCGGCGACGGCCCCCGCGGTCGGCGACGGCGTGGTGTACGCGGCCGCGGGGACGACGCTTGCTGCGCTGGACCGCGTCGAGGGGACCGAGCGGTGGACGGCGACGCTCGACGCGCCGCCCGCGGGCGCGCCGGCCAACGACAGCGGACGGCTGTTCCTCGCGCTCGCCGACGGCACGGTCGAGTGCCGCGACGCCGCCGACGGGGAACGACGTTGGGCGACGGCGTACAGCAGCACGATCGCCCGTCCGCCCGCGGTCGGCGTGGGAACTGTCTACGTCGCGCGGGAGGACGGCGTCGTGGTCGCGCTAGACGCAGACGACGGGACCGAGCAGTGGGCGACCGACCTCGCGGTGACGCGCCCGACCGCGCCGACGCGCGTCGGCGACACCGTCTACGTCGCCGACGGCGACGGCTACCTCCACGCGCTGTCGGCGGCAGACGGCGACCACCGCTGGCGGCTGGAGACGGGGACCGACCCCCTGGCCCGCCTCGCCGCGACGAAGGAGGCGGTGTTCGTCGCCGGGTCGGGCGGCCGCGTCGCCGCGGTGGGTCCCGACGGGAGCGGACTGGGCGTCCACGAGACCGACACGCTGGTCGCCCCGCCGGTCGTCGTCGGGGAGACGCTCTACCTCCCGACCGGGCGCGCGCTGCGTGCCCTCGACGCCCGGAGCGGTGAGACCGACTGGTCGCTGCCGACGGACGGCGTCGCGACCGGTCTCGCCCCGACGACCGGCGCGCTGTATCTCGGCACCGACGCCGGCCTGCGGGCGTTCCCCGCCGGCGAGACGGTCGAGCAGTGGGGTGCCCGCGTCGCGGACGACGAACCGGCCGCCGGGGACGAGGCGGTCGAGACGGCGGCCCCGGACACCCCGGCCGGCCGGTTCGCCGGCGGCTGCGACGCGGTGACGG from Haloarcula litorea encodes:
- a CDS encoding PQQ-binding-like beta-propeller repeat protein: MDSERETGRRRFIGSAVAGLAGVTGLGGGLPEAAAGQTEGRAAGVGELWRFDRYGAPDASIEPVVRDGLVYGIGDGVVYAATAEDGTERWATDTIGEVRRPPVVRDGTVYVVSEGLALQAFDAETGAVRWTVAIGERTRTTVADGGVYLSDRTTVTAVDPGDGDVRWRADLSQEYGLSAPAVAGGRVYVISDDEEVIHAFDSASGDERWQREVGQAPSALVAAAGTVYVGNENGVAALAAADGSRRWRHETLNRTEGLELAGDALYHWTDFGFEALDPGDGGVRWRWDGDVESAPVARGGTVYVAGFDTLYALDAGDGGERWHREFRYVDSGPIVADGRVYVEDSGGLYALDTDGDLRWYFGGGRFDRSSRPTVDDRRLYLTVGGTGIVAIGGDGPRLNAAGRGQLPRLLGGVSPTWLVGGVGGVAVGGAVLRTFGEFGVGTTVGNALGASPDDDWQGVLEKTALIGAWIAASLAYLALALEYRAAIQVTLPAYLATGPARWLSVVALVGAGVAAVAGTRVLADAFDYDLGPFPESAVVPGGLAVLGALLLPHVSGLLPSGSVWFVTFGVATLVWLGATGAFLVYWRNRRYSPPSYGVFLLSVMAVAYVPLQAWLFVGGGASLTAYYRAATVAAFGHAVALGFCGLVLGRRFLAACFPRDDGLPLPTTLGQWRGGAGDPGNAAAVPDATLDVSPSGADAWTTVDGVATPPAVAGPVVVAGTDDGAVRATDATTGERRWTAAVGEGAATAPAVGDGVVYAAAGTTLAALDRVEGTERWTATLDAPPAGAPANDSGRLFLALADGTVECRDAADGERRWATAYSSTIARPPAVGVGTVYVAREDGVVVALDADDGTEQWATDLAVTRPTAPTRVGDTVYVADGDGYLHALSAADGDHRWRLETGTDPLARLAATKEAVFVAGSGGRVAAVGPDGSGLGVHETDTLVAPPVVVGETLYLPTGRALRALDARSGETDWSLPTDGVATGLAPTTGALYLGTDAGLRAFPAGETVEQWGARVADDEPAAGDEAVETAAPDTPAGRFAGGCDAVTAVESVDESGPIHVYGGRLADEDRRVAVLVLAPGADDAAAAFTRAVERWAGISHNPHVVTVYDSGRTPRPWAAVETGDPLSETDDVAAPLAVLDGVVEGLNTAGLYNVSHGTVAPETVVLDDSADETVAMLRDWGLSRAVAGEPPVTPYTAPEQLDGGTAATTDVYRTALVAYRLLTGRDPFAGADDLEAAIRDGSLVAPSTAADVPEAVDRVVGRATATEPGERYDSPTDFRDALRAALD